The following proteins are encoded in a genomic region of Musa acuminata AAA Group cultivar baxijiao unplaced genomic scaffold, Cavendish_Baxijiao_AAA HiC_scaffold_1119, whole genome shotgun sequence:
- the LOC135581168 gene encoding tobamovirus multiplication protein 1-like isoform X2, with protein sequence MGTSVKTLMTRDVIRGSRESNTDSSGQFDREIGPLGSVSERQERKTGPVGCFPLLLFFARAIFPSYKLVCVCGNIRASRLPSSLTFSLSNTHKIGQRVDTEMMWPAASVQNWWDEMNDSSKWQDVVFYFLCAAYSLVSAVALIQVVRIQLRVPEYGWTTQKVFHFMNFIVNGVLLDLPGILFFSTYTLLVLFWAEIYHQARSLPSDKLRIIYIIVNCGIYVIQVCIWIYLWIHDNRIVESIGSIFVAVLSFIAAVGFILYGGRLFCMLRQFPIESKGRQKKLHEVGSVTAICFTCFLVRCCVVGLSAFDTDMSLDVLNHPILDLIYYTLTEILPSVLVLYILRKLPPRRVSGQYHPIR encoded by the exons ATGGGCACGTCAGTCAAGACACTGATGACAAGAGATGTGATACGTGGAAGCCGAGAATCCAACACAGATTCATCGGGCCAGTTTGACAGAGAGATTGGCCCATTAGGAAGTGTTAGTGAGAGGCAGGAAAGGAAGACGGGACCGGTTGGTTGCTTCCCTCTGCTTCTTTTCTTCGCTCGTGCAATCTTTCCTTCTTACAAGTTGGTATGTGTGTGTGGGAATATTCGAGCATCTCGTCTTCCATCAAGTctcactttttctctctcaaacaCACACAAGATCGGGCAGAGGGTAGACACAGAGATGATGTGGCCGGCTGCAAGCGTGCAGAACTGGTGGGATGAGATGAACGACTCATCCAAATGGCAGGACGTGGTCTTCTACTTCCTCTGCGCTGCATACTCACTCGTCTCTGCTGTTGCGCTG ATTCAAGTGGTGAGGATTCAGCTTCGAGTCCCTGAATATGGTTGGACCACGCAGAAGGTCTTCCATTTTATGAATTTCATTGTGAACGGAG TGTTATTAGACCTTCCTGGAATATTATTCTTTTCTACCTACACGCTGCTAGTGCTTTTCTGGGCTGAAATATATCATCAG GCAAGGAGTCTTCCTTCAGACAAGCTGAGGATCATATACATCATCGTTAATTGTGGGATATATGTCATACAG GTTTGCATATGGATTTATCTGTGGATACATGACAATCGGATTGTCGAATCAATTGGAAGTATCTTTGTTGCAG TGCTATCCTTTATAGCTGCAGTTGGTTTCATACTATATGGAGGAAG GCTATTTTGCATGCTGAGGCAATTCCCCATAGAATCCAAGGGGCGGCAGAAGAAGCTTCACGAG GTCGGATCTGTTACAGCGATATGTTTCACCTGTTTCCTCGTAAGATGCTGTGTG GTTGGCTTATCGGCCTTCGATACAGATATGTCTCTCGATGTATTGAATCACCCAATTCTTGATCTCATCTATTATACG CTGACCGAGATACTTCCGTCGGTGCTTGTTCTATATATACTACGGAAGCTGCCTCCGAGAAGAGTCTCGGGGCAGTATCATCCCATCCGATAG
- the LOC135581168 gene encoding tobamovirus multiplication protein 1-like isoform X1 produces MGTSVKTLMTRDVIRGSRESNTDSSGQFDREIGPLGSVSERQERKTGPVGCFPLLLFFARAIFPSYKLVCVCGNIRASRLPSSLTFSLSNTHKIGQRVDTEMMWPAASVQNWWDEMNDSSKWQDVVFYFLCAAYSLVSAVALIQVVRIQLRVPEYGWTTQKVFHFMNFIVNGVRAVVFGFHKNVFLFRPRVFTLVLLDLPGILFFSTYTLLVLFWAEIYHQARSLPSDKLRIIYIIVNCGIYVIQVCIWIYLWIHDNRIVESIGSIFVAVLSFIAAVGFILYGGRLFCMLRQFPIESKGRQKKLHEVGSVTAICFTCFLVRCCVVGLSAFDTDMSLDVLNHPILDLIYYTLTEILPSVLVLYILRKLPPRRVSGQYHPIR; encoded by the exons ATGGGCACGTCAGTCAAGACACTGATGACAAGAGATGTGATACGTGGAAGCCGAGAATCCAACACAGATTCATCGGGCCAGTTTGACAGAGAGATTGGCCCATTAGGAAGTGTTAGTGAGAGGCAGGAAAGGAAGACGGGACCGGTTGGTTGCTTCCCTCTGCTTCTTTTCTTCGCTCGTGCAATCTTTCCTTCTTACAAGTTGGTATGTGTGTGTGGGAATATTCGAGCATCTCGTCTTCCATCAAGTctcactttttctctctcaaacaCACACAAGATCGGGCAGAGGGTAGACACAGAGATGATGTGGCCGGCTGCAAGCGTGCAGAACTGGTGGGATGAGATGAACGACTCATCCAAATGGCAGGACGTGGTCTTCTACTTCCTCTGCGCTGCATACTCACTCGTCTCTGCTGTTGCGCTG ATTCAAGTGGTGAGGATTCAGCTTCGAGTCCCTGAATATGGTTGGACCACGCAGAAGGTCTTCCATTTTATGAATTTCATTGTGAACGGAG TGCGTGCCGTCGTCTTCGGATTTCACAAAAATGTTTTTCTTTTCCGGCCGAGG GTTTTCACTCTAGTGTTATTAGACCTTCCTGGAATATTATTCTTTTCTACCTACACGCTGCTAGTGCTTTTCTGGGCTGAAATATATCATCAG GCAAGGAGTCTTCCTTCAGACAAGCTGAGGATCATATACATCATCGTTAATTGTGGGATATATGTCATACAG GTTTGCATATGGATTTATCTGTGGATACATGACAATCGGATTGTCGAATCAATTGGAAGTATCTTTGTTGCAG TGCTATCCTTTATAGCTGCAGTTGGTTTCATACTATATGGAGGAAG GCTATTTTGCATGCTGAGGCAATTCCCCATAGAATCCAAGGGGCGGCAGAAGAAGCTTCACGAG GTCGGATCTGTTACAGCGATATGTTTCACCTGTTTCCTCGTAAGATGCTGTGTG GTTGGCTTATCGGCCTTCGATACAGATATGTCTCTCGATGTATTGAATCACCCAATTCTTGATCTCATCTATTATACG CTGACCGAGATACTTCCGTCGGTGCTTGTTCTATATATACTACGGAAGCTGCCTCCGAGAAGAGTCTCGGGGCAGTATCATCCCATCCGATAG
- the LOC135586667 gene encoding CRS2-associated factor 2, mitochondrial-like: protein MRRRLLLSVTVTVPLRTRTLISPPLLSSPSHHLLSRSNKHSASPHDDPHDPPFSPIAKAPNPKPKQSPKARNPKPKQAPKALPSGMDKPSLPFHSDLPFDFRYSYSETDPSLRPIGYREPPRFSPFGPGRLDRKWDGVSAPATGEAAEDRVSDDRSSVLGDPLTEEEVGELVERYRHSDCSRQINLGTGGVTHNTLEDIHNHWKRAEAVRIKCLGVPTLDMDNLCFHLEDKTGGKIIYRHINILLLYRGRNYDPKQRPVIPLMLWKPLAPIYPRLVPKVAEGLTFEQTKELRNRGLNTPALMKLTRNGVYANVVERVREAFRTSDVVRLDCAYIYTSDCKKIGVKLRDLVPCIPILFKDGQIIIWRGRETQDSD from the exons ATGCGGCGTAGGCTGCTGCTCTCCGTCACCGTCACCGTCCCTCTCCGAACCCGAACCCTAATCtcgcctcctctcctctcctccccgtCTCATCACCTCCTCTCTCGCTCGAACAAGCACTCTGCGTCTCCCCACGACGATCCCCACGACCCTCCCTTCTCCCCTATCGCCAAAGCCCCGAATCCTAAACCCAAGCAGTCCCCCAAAGCCCGGAACCCTAAACCCAAGCAGGCCCCCAAAGCCCTGCCGTCCGGCATGGACAAGCCCTCTCTCCCTTTTCACTCCGACCTCCCCTTCGATTTCCGTTACTCCTACTCCGAGACCGATCCGTCCCTAAGGCCGATCGGGTACAGGGAGCCACCGCGCTTCTCGCCATTCGGCCCCGGGCGCCTGGACCGGAAATGGGACGGTGTGTCGGCGCCGGCGACCGGGGAGGCCGCGGAAGATAGGGTGTCCGACGACCGGAGCTCGGTGCTCGGGGATCCGCTCACAGAAGAAGAGGTCGGTGAGCTCGTTGAGCGGTATCGCCATAGCGATTGCTCTCGTCAGATCAACCTAG GGACAGGTGGTGTCACTCACAATACGCTGGAGGACATCCACAACCATTGGAAGAGAGCTGAAGCTGTAAGGATCAAGTGTCTAGGAGTCCCAACCCTCGACATGGATAACCTCTGCTTCCACCTTGAG GATAAAACAGGTGGAAAGATCATATATCGACATATTAACATCCTCCTGCTATATCGCGGACGGAACTATGATCCCAAGCAAAGGCCAGTCATACCCTTAATGTTATGGAAGCCACTGGCACCGATATATCCTAGGCTCGTTCCAAAGGTTGCTGAGGGTTTGACTTTTGAGCAAACAAAAGAGTTGAGGAATAGAGGATTGAACACACCAGCTCTGATGAAACTCA CCAGGAATGGCGTGTATGCGAATGTGGTGGAGAGGGTCAGGGAGGCCTTCAGAACTTCAGATGTTGTGAGACTGGACTGTGCTTACATATATACTAGTGATTGCAAAAAGATCGGTGTGAAGCTTAGG GATTTGGTCCCTTGTATTCCTATCCTATTTAAAGACGGGCAGATCATAATCTGGAGGGGAAGGGAGACCCAGGATTCTGATTGA
- the LOC135666690 gene encoding protein LHCP TRANSLOCATION DEFECT-like — protein sequence MHLSWESEWINGIGNKYGREERSKDRSFIAPVDLVLLLSSDPLVSGPRTAMASIPCSIYLYPSSSLGTTNSSSSSFSSTALRSVERPRSPFLAIRRSFGWLMASRLRAKVGPCDAGSGTATGVDAEGAGIYGSQSRDDFSRYDVEQYFENMGMLAAEGSYDKMETLLDQKIHPVDILLMAAASEGDKPKMEELLRAGAKYDVRDGEGRTGLERAASDEIKQLILQLSVRRL from the exons ATGCATCTCTCTTGGGAATCGGAATGGATAAATGGAATCGGTAACAAATATGGACGTGAAGAACGCAGCAAAGATCGCTCTTTTATTGCTCCAGTCGATCTcgttctcctcctctcctctgaTCCACTTGTTTCCGGTCCTCGAACAGCAATGGCTTCCATTCCTTGCAGCATTTATCTCTACCCTTCTTCCTCCTTAGGCACCACCAacagctcctcttcttctttttcttcgacTGCTCTTCGTTCTGTGGAGAGACCGAGGTCTCCGTTTTTGGCCATCAGGAGAAGCTTTGGCTGGCTGATGGCATCCAGGCTAAGGGCCAAGGTGGGGCCCTGCGACGCTGGTTCGGGCACGGCCACCGGCGTCGACGCCGAGGGTGCCGGCATTTACGGAAGCCAATCCCGCGATGATTTCAGTCGGTACGACGTCGAACAG TACTTCGAGAACATGGGAATGCTTGCGGCCGAGGGTTCGTATGATAAGATGGAAACTCTCCTCGaccagaagattcaccctgtggaCATCTTGCTGATGGCGGCAGCGTCGGAGGGAGACAAGCCAAAGATGGAGGAGCTGCTGAGAGCAGGTGCGAAGTACGATGTCAGAGATGGCGAGGGAAGGACCGGCTTGGAGAG
- the LOC135581168 gene encoding tobamovirus multiplication protein 1-like isoform X3 produces MGTSVKTLMTRDVIRGSRESNTDSSGQFDREIGPLGSVSERQERKTGPIGQRVDTEMMWPAASVQNWWDEMNDSSKWQDVVFYFLCAAYSLVSAVALIQVVRIQLRVPEYGWTTQKVFHFMNFIVNGVRAVVFGFHKNVFLFRPRVFTLVLLDLPGILFFSTYTLLVLFWAEIYHQARSLPSDKLRIIYIIVNCGIYVIQVCIWIYLWIHDNRIVESIGSIFVAVLSFIAAVGFILYGGRLFCMLRQFPIESKGRQKKLHEVGSVTAICFTCFLVRCCVVGLSAFDTDMSLDVLNHPILDLIYYTLTEILPSVLVLYILRKLPPRRVSGQYHPIR; encoded by the exons ATGGGCACGTCAGTCAAGACACTGATGACAAGAGATGTGATACGTGGAAGCCGAGAATCCAACACAGATTCATCGGGCCAGTTTGACAGAGAGATTGGCCCATTAGGAAGTGTTAGTGAGAGGCAGGAAAGGAAGACGGGACCG ATCGGGCAGAGGGTAGACACAGAGATGATGTGGCCGGCTGCAAGCGTGCAGAACTGGTGGGATGAGATGAACGACTCATCCAAATGGCAGGACGTGGTCTTCTACTTCCTCTGCGCTGCATACTCACTCGTCTCTGCTGTTGCGCTG ATTCAAGTGGTGAGGATTCAGCTTCGAGTCCCTGAATATGGTTGGACCACGCAGAAGGTCTTCCATTTTATGAATTTCATTGTGAACGGAG TGCGTGCCGTCGTCTTCGGATTTCACAAAAATGTTTTTCTTTTCCGGCCGAGG GTTTTCACTCTAGTGTTATTAGACCTTCCTGGAATATTATTCTTTTCTACCTACACGCTGCTAGTGCTTTTCTGGGCTGAAATATATCATCAG GCAAGGAGTCTTCCTTCAGACAAGCTGAGGATCATATACATCATCGTTAATTGTGGGATATATGTCATACAG GTTTGCATATGGATTTATCTGTGGATACATGACAATCGGATTGTCGAATCAATTGGAAGTATCTTTGTTGCAG TGCTATCCTTTATAGCTGCAGTTGGTTTCATACTATATGGAGGAAG GCTATTTTGCATGCTGAGGCAATTCCCCATAGAATCCAAGGGGCGGCAGAAGAAGCTTCACGAG GTCGGATCTGTTACAGCGATATGTTTCACCTGTTTCCTCGTAAGATGCTGTGTG GTTGGCTTATCGGCCTTCGATACAGATATGTCTCTCGATGTATTGAATCACCCAATTCTTGATCTCATCTATTATACG CTGACCGAGATACTTCCGTCGGTGCTTGTTCTATATATACTACGGAAGCTGCCTCCGAGAAGAGTCTCGGGGCAGTATCATCCCATCCGATAG